In Vanessa atalanta chromosome 3, ilVanAtal1.2, whole genome shotgun sequence, one genomic interval encodes:
- the LOC125077232 gene encoding type II inositol 1,4,5-trisphosphate 5-phosphatase, which produces MNHEEIKSVVQEKFLSSERVTAFLCDAKVLHPEWVKKDRLLAIVEYGDEKAVFCLFTSCYPPKSFTDLSIEIVLPIDNSFKCEIDNKPSDPEAILYLNLQSRNNKFKFEIQMTPRVDNFVDDLFRGIEAVNKVHIQPEFVWLKKYNGKNEDDILAHSLVVPRGGVTQPQAPVAIRESLIKRKMCDKEFDYTFTKKFTIFCGTWNVNDKSPVIPLKDWLCVDKEPPDIYAVGFQELDLSKETFLFDQTLREDEWYHAVVTYVDKRAKYVKVEKVRLVGMLLIVLIKEKHYSHVRNVICDTVGTGIMGKMGNKGGVSIRFDLHNTSICFVNSHLAAHVEEYERRNQDFRDICNRTRFAQLNQQPKAIKDHDHIYWLGDLNYRITELDPQSVKKFVSENNFAPVLEWDQLKQQHKNSNVFAGYLEGIINFKPTYKYDPGTDNWDSSEKNRAPAWCDRIFWKGENITQLAYRSHPTLNISDHKPVSAIFTSEIKIIDEEKYRKVYEEVIKQLDKLENELIPQVKVDVTEIDFGTVRYLELQVRTIIIKNTGKLPVEFEFIKKLDEANFCKEWLIVEPYKKCICADESCEIQLKVLINKTSACKMNAGTDKLYDILVLHLYGGKDIFITVNGTYQRSCFGCSIEVLVNLNIPIREVPVGKLIELESKRDQCVSNQSTYSIPKEIWFLVDHIYLHGLKEPNLFEQPGLHSEVLQIRDWLDSGSIDPIPGSIHSVAEALLLLLESTADPIIPYNLQSVCLRASANYLQCKQIIMELPEFRKNVFLYLCEFLQEALQHSAENGLDSKTLSTLFGAIFLRDNPNLMQEPQSRINKQVIDKKKAQFVYHFLINDHSDLIFSR; this is translated from the coding sequence atgaatcacGAGGAGATAAAATCTGTGGTACAGGAAAAGTTTCTATCGAGTGAACGAGTAACAGCATTTCTATGCGATGCAAAAGTGCTCCACCCGGAATGGGTAAAAAAGGACAGGCTCTTAGCAATCGTGGAATATGGAGATGAGAAAgctgttttttgtttatttacgtcATGTTACCCACCGAAATCCTTCACTGACTTATCTATAGAAATAGTACTGCCAATTGACAATAGTTTTAAGTGTGAAATAGACAACAAACCTTCAGATCCTGAGGCAATTTTGTACCTGAATTTACAGtcacgtaataataaatttaagtttgaaATCCAAATGACTCCTCGCGTAGATAACTTTGTGGATGATTTGTTTCGAGGTATAGAAGCTGTTAACAAAGTACATATACAGCCCGAGTTTGTTTGGCTGAAAAAATACAATGGTAAAAATGAAGATGACATCTTAGCTCATAGCCTGGTCGTCCCACGGGGTGGCGTCACACAACCACAAGCTCCCGTAGCAATCAGAGAGAGTCTCATAAAGCGGAAAATGTGTGATAAAGAATTTGATTATACATTTACCAAAAAATTTACAATCTTCTGTGGGACTTGGAATGTTAATGATAAATCTCCTGTAATACCACTTAAGGATTGGTTATGTGTAGATAAAGAGCCTCCCGATATTTACGCAGTTGGTTTTCAAGAATTAGATCTCTCCAAGGAAACTTTTCTTTTTGATCAAACACTTAGAGAAGATGAATGGTACCATGCAGTTGTGACATATGTTGATAAAAGAGCTAAATATGTTAAGGTAGAAAAAGTGAGGCTAGTGGGTATGTTGCTGATTGTCCTTATCAAAGAGAAACACTATTCTCATGTCCGTAATGTCATTTGTGACACGGTTGGAACAGGTATTATGGGTAAAATGGGAAACAAAGGTGGAGTGTCAATAAGGTTTGACTTACATAATACCTCTATATGTTTCGTTAATTCTCATTTAGCTGCGCATGTTGAAGAGTATGAAAGAAGAAATCAAGACTTCAGAGACATTTGCAATAGAACAAGGTTTGCACAGCTTAATCAACAGCCAAAAGCAATTAAAGATCATGACCACATTTACTGGCTGGGAGATCTTAATTATCGTATCACTGAACTAGATCCGCAAAGTGTTAAAAAGTTTGTCagtgaaaataattttgcacCTGTCTTGGAGTGGGATCAGTTAAAACAACAGCATAAGAATAGTAATGTATTTGCCGGATACTTAGAGGGCATCATTAACTTTAAACCAACTTACAAATATGATCCAGGAACTGATAATTGGGATTCAAGTGAGAAAAACCGTGCACCCGCTTGGTGTGATAGAATTTTTTGGAAGGGTGAAAACATTACACAACTAGCTTACAGAAGTCATCCAACATTAAACATAAGTGACCATAAGCCTGTGTCCGCAATATTCACAtcagaaatcaaaataattgatgaggaaaaatatagaaaagtgTATGAGGaagttataaaacaattagaTAAACTTGAAAATGAACTCATACCACAAGTAAAGGTTGATGTGACCGAAATAGACTTTGGCACAGTTAGGTACTTAGAACTGCAAGTaagaacaattataataaagaacacTGGCAAATTGCCTGTAGAGTTTGAATTTATCAAGAAACTTGATGAAGCAAATTTCTGCAAAGAATGGCTTATTGTTGAACcttacaaaaaatgtatttgtgctGATGAGTCATGTGAAATTCAACTTaaagtacttataaataaaacttcagcATGTAAAATGAACGCTGGAACTGACAAATTGTATGACATTTTAGTTCTCCATTTATATGGTGGGAAAGATATTTTCATCACAGTAAATGGAACCTACCAAAGAAGTTGCTTTGGATGTTCAATTGAAGTACTAGTCAACTTAAACATCCCAATAAGAGAAGTACCTGTTGGAAAACTCATAGAACTTGAAAGCAAGAGAGACCAATGTGTTTCCAACCAGTCAACATATTCTATACCAAAAGAAATATGGTTTTTAGTTGACCACATTTATCTACATGGCTTAAAAGAGCCCAATCTGTTTGAACAGCCAGGTTTACATTCAGAAGTGTTGCAGATAAGAGACTGGTTGGATAGTGGGTCCATAGATCCTATACCAGGAAGTATACATTCAGTTGCTGAAGCACTTCTCTTATTATTAGAGAGTACAGCAGATCCAATTATCCCCTATAATCTCCAGTCTGTGTGTCTCAGAGCATCTGCAAACTATTTACAATGTAAGCAGATTATAATGGAATTGCCAGAGTTTAGAAAAAATGTCTTCCTATATTTATGTGAGTTTTTACAAGAGGCTTTACAGCATAGCGCCGAAAATGGATTAGATTCGAAAACGTTATCGACTCTTTTTGGTGCAATATTTCTAAGAGATAATCCTAACTTGATGCAAGAGCCGCAATCTCGGATAAACAAACAAGTTATAGATAAAAAGAAAGCTCAGTTTGTTTACCACTTCCTTATAAATGATCACAGCGACTTAATATTTTCCAGATAg